A single Rhizobium sullae DNA region contains:
- a CDS encoding alpha/beta hydrolase: MTEPSSKETSSVTSQVMIAVGMLFLAGCTTRPSPDVLHPVQLNQAISQPVKILVATNRTRDATRGGFGGTWSGELAYEQYEFSVPPDRKNATIIYPTSIPNGERQFIVIGRKQLPKKAFVQETIRSSKFDGTVGIFVHGYNYSYQEALFRTAQLAADAKVPGTLVLFSWPSAAAVAGYIADRDASLYSRSDLDFLVKSLSESERVKRIILFGHSMGGFLIMEAVRQLKLQHREDVIDRLVVILGAPDIDVDVFRSQLKDIGKMATPITLLVSKDDRALTASSLIAGERPRVGRLNIDDPIIKEAAAKERLRVIDITSTHGSDGLGHDRYASLAKFGAQLATFESSRRSTVGDVGAFVLDAAGTVVASPFHLAGHIVGTR; the protein is encoded by the coding sequence ATGACAGAACCTTCTTCAAAAGAGACTTCGAGCGTGACGTCTCAAGTTATGATTGCTGTCGGCATGCTGTTTCTGGCGGGTTGCACCACGAGGCCTTCTCCAGATGTCCTGCATCCGGTTCAGCTGAACCAAGCCATTTCCCAGCCCGTGAAAATTCTGGTTGCAACGAACAGAACCCGGGACGCCACGCGGGGCGGATTCGGCGGAACGTGGTCCGGGGAACTGGCATACGAGCAGTATGAGTTTTCGGTGCCTCCCGACAGGAAAAACGCCACGATTATTTACCCAACGTCGATCCCAAACGGCGAGCGACAATTTATAGTCATCGGGCGCAAGCAACTGCCGAAGAAAGCGTTTGTGCAAGAGACGATACGCTCGTCGAAATTTGACGGCACCGTCGGGATATTTGTGCATGGTTACAACTACAGCTATCAGGAGGCGCTGTTCAGGACGGCGCAGCTAGCCGCAGACGCAAAAGTGCCGGGCACTCTTGTCCTATTCTCCTGGCCCTCGGCAGCAGCTGTCGCCGGATATATCGCCGATCGGGACGCGTCCTTGTACTCGCGCAGCGATCTCGACTTTTTGGTAAAGTCACTTTCGGAGTCGGAAAGGGTGAAACGTATCATCCTCTTCGGACACAGCATGGGCGGGTTCCTGATCATGGAGGCAGTACGCCAGCTTAAACTGCAGCACCGCGAAGATGTGATCGACAGGCTTGTGGTGATCTTAGGCGCGCCGGACATCGATGTGGATGTATTCCGATCGCAGCTAAAGGATATCGGCAAAATGGCCACGCCAATAACGCTTCTTGTCTCCAAGGATGACCGGGCACTCACAGCCTCGAGCCTTATAGCAGGGGAGCGGCCACGTGTTGGCCGCTTGAATATCGACGATCCCATCATCAAAGAGGCCGCTGCCAAAGAGAGGCTGCGGGTGATCGACATCACCTCCACCCATGGATCTGACGGATTGGGGCACGATCGGTACGCGTCGCTTGCCAAATTCGGCGCACAGCTTGCCACGTTTGAAAGCAGCAGGCGGTCGACCGTCGGCGACGTTGGTGCTTTTGTCTTGGATGCGGCCGGCACTGTGGTGGCAAGCCCATTCCACTTGGCTGGACATATAGTGGGCACACGGTGA
- a CDS encoding TetR/AcrR family transcriptional regulator, whose translation MVIDGIGRPKRPRANAEMIIEASEHHFRQRGFDKTTVADIAKGLGMSPANIYRFFHSKEELRRAVFGRTLDTAYSRALSISKLPIGAASRIKRYLKLQHAMSINVIAYHRTVHELILLSFNRDRDLVDGHIARVSDVLAAVIADGIDRGEFAPQDLSRLPTIFIMATIKIWHPLLLSTCRNDRPDELLDILCNALKQPIPLAPLK comes from the coding sequence ATGGTGATTGATGGAATAGGTAGGCCAAAACGCCCGAGAGCCAACGCCGAGATGATCATCGAAGCCTCGGAGCATCACTTTCGGCAGCGCGGCTTTGACAAGACGACCGTCGCGGATATCGCCAAGGGCCTCGGAATGTCACCGGCGAATATCTACCGTTTCTTCCATTCAAAGGAAGAGCTGCGGCGGGCGGTTTTCGGCCGCACCCTCGATACCGCCTACTCCAGAGCGCTCTCAATCTCTAAGTTGCCGATCGGCGCGGCCTCTCGGATCAAGAGATACCTTAAGCTGCAGCACGCGATGAGCATCAATGTCATCGCCTATCATAGGACCGTGCACGAGCTCATCCTTCTGAGCTTCAACCGCGACCGTGATCTCGTCGACGGTCACATCGCACGCGTCAGTGACGTGCTGGCAGCCGTCATCGCAGACGGTATCGATAGGGGCGAGTTTGCACCCCAAGATCTCAGCCGATTGCCCACGATCTTCATCATGGCGACAATAAAAATTTGGCATCCGTTGCTGCTTTCGACCTGCCGGAACGATCGTCCTGATGAGCTTTTGGACATCCTGTGCAATGCCCTGAAACAGCCAATTCCTTTGGCCCCTCTGAAGTGA
- a CDS encoding efflux RND transporter permease subunit, protein MKKFNLSDWALEHRSLVWYFMLVFVLAGTFSYLNLGREEDPNFTIKTMVINARWPGASAEEVARQVTDRIEKKLEELDSLDYVRSQTVAGQTTIFVELLPTTKARDVEPIWVRVRNMIGDIKGEFPSGVVGPFFNDRFGDVFGNIYAFTSDGLTQRQLRDLVEDARAKVLTVENVGKVDVIGAQDEAVYLEFSTRQIAALGIDRQSIIETLQAQNAVTQSGFVNAGPERVALRVGGQFTSEESLRSINLRVNDRFFPLTDVATIRRGYVDPPSSLFRFNGQPAIGLAIGMKAGANLLEFGEALDAQMQRIVADLPIGADVHRVSDQPAVVEEAVSGFTTALFEAIAIVLVISFISLGLRAGMVVAISIPLVLAITFVYMEYSGISLQRISLGALIIALGLLVDDAMIAVEMMVARLEAGDDLRKAATHVYTSTAFPMLTGTLVTVAGFIPVGLNNSAAGEFTFTLFVVIAVSLIVSWIVAVLFTPLLGVAILPKTMKSHHEKKGRFASAFSWLLGLAMRWRWATIVLTITVFAVSIGGLGLVQQQFFPASDRVELIVDWNLPQNSSIAETNRQITKFEQEMLAKNQDIEHWTSYIGEGAPRFILSFDVQTPDITFGQTVIVTKGLDVRDKVQAELQDYLTKTFPGTDAFVKLLDIGPPVGKPVQYRISGPDIQKLRELSQQFASIVGGHPLLSNLIFDWNEPSRVVKVDVLQDKARQLGVSSEDIATVLNSIVEGSSTTQVRDNIYLIDVIGRAAASERGSIETLQNLQLPGSNGKSVPLSAVANFRYELEQPTIWRRDRIPTITVKAAVVGPTQPATVVEQLRPQVEAFQKGLPVGYSVEIGGSVESSADAQGPIVAVAPLMLFVMATILMIQLQSFSRLFLVFAVAPTALIGVVAALLLSNAPMGFVAILGILALIGILIRNSVILVVQIENLRKEGVPAWRAVIEATEHRMRPIMLTAAAATLALIPISREIFWGPMAYAMMGGIVVGTALTLLFLPALYVVWFRIAQDEGAQADSTVEA, encoded by the coding sequence GTGAAGAAGTTCAACCTTTCCGACTGGGCGCTCGAGCATCGTTCGCTCGTCTGGTACTTCATGCTGGTCTTCGTTCTTGCCGGAACATTCTCCTACCTCAATCTTGGACGTGAGGAAGACCCGAACTTCACCATCAAGACGATGGTGATCAACGCACGGTGGCCAGGTGCGTCAGCGGAAGAAGTAGCTCGCCAGGTCACAGACAGGATCGAGAAGAAGCTCGAGGAGCTCGACAGCCTCGATTATGTCCGGAGCCAAACCGTCGCCGGCCAGACGACCATATTCGTCGAACTGCTCCCCACAACCAAGGCGCGGGACGTCGAACCCATATGGGTCCGAGTCCGCAACATGATTGGCGATATAAAAGGTGAATTCCCAAGCGGAGTGGTCGGGCCGTTCTTTAATGACCGCTTCGGCGACGTCTTCGGAAACATCTACGCCTTCACCAGCGATGGTTTGACACAAAGGCAGCTCCGCGACCTAGTCGAAGATGCTCGCGCTAAGGTGCTAACCGTCGAGAATGTCGGCAAGGTTGACGTGATCGGGGCACAGGACGAGGCCGTCTATCTCGAGTTTTCGACGCGTCAGATCGCGGCGCTTGGGATCGACCGTCAATCCATCATTGAGACGCTTCAGGCACAGAACGCGGTAACGCAATCTGGCTTCGTCAATGCCGGGCCGGAACGTGTCGCTCTGCGGGTGGGAGGGCAGTTCACGTCCGAGGAGAGCCTGAGGTCGATAAATCTGCGTGTCAACGACCGTTTCTTCCCGCTGACCGATGTTGCCACGATCAGGCGCGGATACGTGGATCCTCCGTCATCGCTGTTCCGGTTCAACGGCCAGCCGGCGATCGGCCTGGCCATCGGGATGAAGGCCGGGGCCAATCTTCTTGAGTTCGGCGAAGCGCTTGATGCCCAGATGCAGCGGATTGTTGCCGACCTGCCTATCGGGGCGGACGTGCACCGCGTGTCAGACCAGCCGGCGGTCGTTGAAGAGGCTGTTTCAGGGTTCACGACCGCGCTGTTCGAGGCAATCGCCATCGTCCTCGTCATCAGCTTCATCAGTCTCGGACTTCGGGCTGGCATGGTGGTCGCGATCTCCATCCCGCTCGTGCTCGCCATCACTTTCGTCTACATGGAATATTCCGGTATCTCGCTGCAGCGTATTTCGCTCGGTGCGCTGATCATCGCCCTTGGCCTTCTCGTCGACGATGCCATGATTGCGGTGGAGATGATGGTTGCGCGGCTCGAGGCCGGTGACGACCTGAGAAAAGCGGCGACCCATGTTTACACCTCGACTGCCTTTCCAATGCTGACAGGTACCCTGGTGACCGTCGCCGGTTTTATTCCCGTGGGTCTGAATAACAGCGCAGCAGGCGAGTTCACCTTCACGCTGTTCGTCGTCATCGCCGTCTCGCTTATTGTATCCTGGATAGTCGCAGTCCTTTTTACGCCTCTTCTGGGCGTGGCGATCCTACCCAAAACCATGAAATCACACCACGAGAAGAAGGGGCGTTTCGCCTCAGCCTTCTCCTGGCTACTTGGTCTGGCTATGCGGTGGCGATGGGCCACGATCGTACTCACCATTACCGTGTTTGCGGTCTCCATCGGCGGCCTCGGATTGGTGCAACAGCAGTTCTTCCCAGCATCCGACCGTGTGGAGTTGATCGTCGACTGGAACCTTCCGCAGAACAGCTCGATCGCCGAGACCAACAGACAGATTACAAAGTTCGAACAGGAGATGCTGGCGAAAAACCAGGACATCGAGCACTGGACGAGCTATATCGGTGAAGGAGCACCCCGCTTCATCCTGTCCTTCGACGTTCAGACGCCTGACATCACCTTCGGTCAGACGGTCATCGTCACGAAAGGCCTGGACGTCCGTGACAAAGTGCAGGCAGAACTACAGGACTACCTGACGAAAACTTTCCCTGGGACAGATGCCTTCGTGAAGCTGCTGGACATTGGCCCGCCGGTCGGAAAGCCTGTGCAGTATCGCATCAGCGGTCCGGATATCCAGAAGCTCCGCGAGTTATCGCAGCAGTTCGCATCGATCGTCGGCGGCCATCCGCTGCTTTCCAACCTGATCTTCGACTGGAACGAGCCGTCGAGAGTGGTCAAGGTCGATGTCCTCCAGGACAAGGCGCGCCAACTTGGTGTTTCATCCGAGGATATCGCAACAGTGCTGAATAGCATCGTCGAAGGATCCTCTACCACGCAAGTGCGCGACAACATCTATCTGATCGACGTGATCGGGCGGGCGGCAGCATCCGAACGAGGTTCGATCGAAACGCTGCAGAACCTGCAGTTGCCGGGATCGAATGGAAAATCCGTGCCGCTGTCGGCTGTCGCCAACTTCCGCTATGAACTCGAACAGCCGACCATCTGGCGCCGCGACCGGATCCCGACCATCACCGTCAAAGCGGCGGTCGTCGGTCCGACCCAACCCGCTACGGTCGTTGAGCAGCTGCGGCCGCAGGTGGAGGCGTTCCAGAAGGGCCTCCCCGTCGGCTATAGTGTGGAGATCGGTGGATCCGTGGAATCGAGCGCAGACGCCCAGGGGCCGATCGTCGCGGTTGCTCCGCTGATGCTATTCGTCATGGCGACGATCCTCATGATCCAGCTGCAGAGTTTTAGCAGGCTATTCCTGGTGTTTGCAGTCGCCCCGACGGCGCTCATCGGCGTGGTCGCTGCCCTGCTCCTCAGCAATGCGCCGATGGGCTTCGTTGCGATCCTCGGCATTCTTGCCCTGATCGGCATCCTGATCCGAAACTCGGTCATCCTGGTTGTCCAGATCGAGAACCTCCGAAAAGAAGGTGTACCGGCATGGCGGGCCGTCATCGAAGCGACCGAGCATCGCATGCGGCCGATCATGCTGACCGCCGCCGCCGCTACTCTGGCTCTGATCCCGATTTCCAGGGAGATCTTTTGGGGACCGATGGCCTACGCCATGATGGGGGGCATCGTCGTCGGAACCGCACTCACTCTCCTGTTCCTGCCCGCGCTCTACGTCGTTTGGTTCCGCATCGCCCAGGATGAAGGCGCTCAGGCCGACAGCACCGTAGAGGCATGA
- a CDS encoding efflux RND transporter periplasmic adaptor subunit encodes MSTRIKLVALLLATTVLASCQKQEEVAQDVPRPVLSIAAKQTPVASLRLTGTVEPRIETELGFRVLGRVIARNVGVGDLVKKGDIVAAIDPLALELAVRSAQSDLSNAQAQLRNATTTEQRQRALAQARSGTEAALEEAEQGRRSAAASVAKAQANLNKAEEQFGYAQLHAEFDGVVTATSAEVGQVVSAGQVVVTIARPDERDAVVDVPQGAAERLKAGEPFEITLQLDPTIRTSGVIREIAPEAETATRTRRTKISLVDPPAAFRLGSIITAAATISNEPQVLLPASAVLQKEGSMSVWLVDAADKKVTLREVKIDGQIIAGEMVRVVQGVAPGDRIVVAGVHKLKDGQTIRIDQEISE; translated from the coding sequence ATGAGCACTCGCATTAAGTTGGTCGCCCTGCTGCTCGCTACAACGGTCCTCGCGTCGTGCCAAAAACAGGAGGAAGTGGCGCAGGACGTTCCTCGTCCGGTGCTTTCCATCGCTGCCAAGCAGACGCCCGTCGCCTCGCTTCGGCTGACGGGAACAGTCGAGCCAAGAATAGAGACCGAGCTTGGCTTTCGGGTGCTCGGAAGAGTTATCGCCCGGAATGTCGGCGTCGGAGATCTCGTGAAGAAAGGCGATATCGTCGCAGCGATTGATCCATTGGCACTTGAGCTTGCGGTTCGCAGCGCGCAATCGGACCTTTCGAATGCGCAGGCTCAACTCCGCAACGCCACCACCACCGAGCAACGCCAAAGGGCCCTCGCTCAAGCTCGCTCCGGTACCGAAGCTGCGCTGGAAGAGGCGGAACAGGGGCGACGCAGTGCAGCGGCAAGCGTTGCGAAAGCACAGGCCAATCTCAATAAGGCTGAAGAGCAGTTTGGCTACGCACAGTTGCATGCCGAATTCGATGGCGTGGTCACCGCCACATCAGCGGAAGTCGGTCAGGTCGTATCTGCTGGGCAGGTCGTCGTTACGATCGCCCGACCGGACGAGCGCGACGCCGTCGTCGATGTTCCTCAAGGCGCGGCGGAGCGTTTGAAGGCGGGAGAGCCGTTCGAGATTACCCTGCAACTCGACCCGACCATTCGTACAAGCGGCGTCATACGGGAGATCGCCCCAGAGGCCGAAACGGCGACACGCACACGCAGGACAAAGATCAGCCTCGTTGATCCCCCGGCGGCATTCCGATTGGGCTCGATCATCACAGCCGCTGCAACCATCTCAAACGAACCGCAGGTCCTTTTGCCGGCTTCCGCGGTGCTGCAGAAGGAAGGATCGATGAGCGTCTGGCTTGTCGATGCGGCCGATAAGAAGGTCACGCTTCGGGAGGTAAAGATCGACGGCCAGATCATCGCCGGTGAGATGGTTCGGGTAGTGCAAGGCGTTGCACCAGGCGATCGCATCGTCGTCGCCGGTGTCCACAAATTGAAAGATGGCCAGACCATCAGAATTGACCAGGAGATCAGCGAGTGA
- a CDS encoding efflux RND transporter periplasmic adaptor subunit: protein MKRILAATALSSVAVLSSCSEQQGPQETAPRRVAVVTATEQPLIQGGTITGDIRARVQSDLSFRVSGKIIERLVDVGAAVKAGQILARIDAEEQRADLEVAVANLEAAEAQQTQAQLAFDRQQNLFRTQVTTRAALDQAQEALLTAQGSAKSAQAQLETARDALSFTELRADADGVITARNAEVGQVAQAAQVVFTLAHDGPRDAVFEVVETLFLGREVEPSVTVKLLSDLSRQIDAKVREVSPTIDPSTGTIKVKLSLNGNTSMPLGAPVAGSFRYKPLSMIQLPWSAMASKGGMPAVWVVDPRSAKTALRAIEIEGYQTNNFTIKAGVSAGDIVVSDGTKFLRPNEIVSYDGGAVK from the coding sequence ATGAAACGCATTCTTGCCGCGACGGCGCTTTCTAGCGTCGCTGTACTATCATCATGCAGCGAACAACAAGGTCCGCAGGAAACAGCCCCGAGACGAGTAGCGGTTGTTACGGCAACGGAACAGCCGCTGATCCAAGGCGGGACGATCACAGGCGATATCCGCGCGCGGGTGCAAAGCGACCTGTCATTCCGGGTGAGCGGCAAGATCATCGAGCGCCTTGTGGATGTCGGAGCGGCGGTCAAGGCCGGCCAGATCCTCGCCCGCATCGACGCGGAGGAGCAGCGAGCCGATCTCGAAGTCGCTGTGGCGAATTTGGAAGCAGCCGAGGCGCAACAGACCCAGGCGCAACTCGCCTTCGATCGCCAGCAGAATCTGTTTCGGACGCAGGTTACAACTCGCGCCGCGCTTGACCAGGCCCAGGAGGCTCTGCTTACGGCACAGGGGAGTGCAAAGTCGGCGCAGGCACAGCTGGAAACCGCCCGGGACGCGCTCTCCTTCACCGAGCTCCGCGCTGACGCCGATGGCGTGATTACCGCCCGCAATGCCGAGGTCGGTCAAGTAGCTCAAGCCGCGCAGGTCGTCTTCACACTTGCCCATGACGGCCCCCGCGACGCCGTCTTCGAGGTCGTCGAGACGCTCTTTTTAGGGCGGGAGGTAGAGCCATCGGTGACCGTCAAACTGTTATCGGACCTATCGCGTCAAATCGATGCCAAAGTGCGGGAGGTTTCTCCGACAATTGACCCCTCCACCGGGACGATCAAGGTCAAGCTTAGCTTGAACGGCAACACGTCGATGCCACTCGGAGCTCCTGTTGCCGGATCTTTTCGGTACAAGCCACTCAGCATGATCCAGCTTCCATGGTCTGCGATGGCCTCCAAAGGCGGCATGCCTGCGGTCTGGGTGGTGGACCCCCGATCCGCCAAGACTGCGCTGCGAGCAATCGAGATCGAAGGGTATCAGACCAACAACTTCACTATCAAAGCGGGCGTGTCGGCCGGCGACATCGTCGTCTCGGACGGCACAAAGTTCCTCAGGCCGAACGAGATCGTTTCGTATGACGGGGGAGCTGTAAAATGA
- a CDS encoding TetR/AcrR family transcriptional regulator, whose amino-acid sequence MPEEKKLTRAEQKTLRPLQILEAAFEEFVKNGYSAARVEDVADRVGVTKGTVYVYFETKEKLFEAMIQHISTPFKEVLETSVTLKGRSAERLQQFLELLYGQLVDNRKTRELLRFVIAEGARFPDLIDRHHREFIAPILKKIQEILDEGAAAKEFPQKPAEFADVIMAPALAMIIIRLIFDDRHTMDRRSFRDEHLRMVLKGLTG is encoded by the coding sequence ATGCCCGAAGAAAAGAAACTGACACGCGCTGAACAGAAGACACTGCGACCGCTGCAAATCCTTGAGGCGGCGTTCGAGGAATTCGTCAAGAACGGCTATTCGGCAGCCAGGGTAGAGGATGTCGCCGACAGGGTTGGCGTCACCAAAGGCACGGTTTATGTTTACTTCGAGACCAAGGAGAAGCTCTTTGAAGCAATGATCCAGCATATTTCGACACCATTCAAAGAGGTGTTGGAGACATCCGTGACCCTGAAGGGACGGTCAGCCGAAAGGCTGCAGCAATTCCTGGAACTTCTCTATGGTCAGCTTGTCGATAACCGGAAGACCAGGGAGCTGCTGAGATTCGTTATAGCTGAAGGGGCAAGATTTCCGGATCTGATCGATCGGCATCATCGGGAGTTCATCGCGCCCATCCTGAAGAAGATTCAGGAAATCTTGGACGAGGGGGCAGCGGCGAAGGAGTTCCCTCAAAAACCCGCCGAGTTTGCTGATGTCATTATGGCGCCCGCGCTGGCAATGATAATCATCCGGCTCATTTTCGATGATCGCCATACCATGGATCGACGTTCCTTTCGTGATGAGCACCTGAGAATGGTGCTGAAAGGGCTGACGGGCTAG
- a CDS encoding TetR/AcrR family transcriptional regulator has translation MLIPGLEADLAHVPGTRSERKQTAIVGAAAEVFLSTGYAGASMDAIVSRSGVSKQTVYKHFSSKEALFVAVMSQMTGEADTAVRIGLPKVEDRAQLKAYLLAYAVRQLTIVLMPGLMQLRRLVIAEAQRFPELAKVLYARGSARELEVLASAFEQLADENLLQFSDATVAASQFNWLVMADPVNRVMMLGGEAIPTQQEIRRHAEAAIATFLAAFLHPDQR, from the coding sequence ATGTTGATACCGGGTCTTGAAGCCGACCTAGCCCATGTCCCTGGCACACGCTCGGAGCGCAAGCAGACCGCTATCGTCGGCGCCGCGGCCGAAGTCTTTCTCAGCACTGGCTATGCCGGAGCCAGCATGGACGCAATCGTCAGCCGATCTGGCGTATCCAAGCAGACGGTCTACAAGCACTTCTCAAGCAAGGAGGCGCTGTTTGTCGCGGTGATGAGTCAGATGACGGGCGAGGCAGATACTGCCGTTCGCATAGGCCTCCCCAAAGTGGAAGACCGCGCTCAGCTCAAAGCCTATCTCCTCGCCTATGCCGTTCGGCAGCTCACCATCGTCCTCATGCCCGGGCTGATGCAGTTGCGCCGGCTTGTGATTGCGGAGGCGCAGAGGTTCCCGGAGCTAGCCAAGGTGCTTTACGCGCGGGGCTCTGCAAGGGAGCTTGAGGTCTTGGCTAGCGCCTTCGAACAATTGGCCGACGAGAACCTGCTGCAGTTCTCCGACGCAACGGTCGCCGCGTCGCAGTTCAACTGGCTAGTGATGGCGGACCCGGTTAACCGGGTGATGATGCTGGGAGGCGAGGCGATTCCGACCCAGCAGGAGATTCGGCGGCACGCCGAGGCGGCCATCGCCACATTCCTTGCCGCATTCCTGCATCCAGACCAGCGATGA